The proteins below are encoded in one region of Halogranum gelatinilyticum:
- the trxA gene encoding thioredoxin — MSTPESAGKPVPVESEDHLNELVADNDIVLVDFYADWCGPCKMMEPTLEEVAAETDAVVAKVDIDELQEFAKSQGIRSVPTLKFFADGEEAKSVIGVQDKADLVDVIEQLS; from the coding sequence ATGAGTACACCCGAGAGCGCAGGCAAGCCGGTACCCGTCGAGAGCGAAGACCACCTGAACGAACTCGTCGCGGACAACGACATCGTCCTCGTCGACTTCTACGCCGACTGGTGTGGGCCGTGTAAGATGATGGAGCCGACCCTCGAAGAGGTCGCCGCCGAGACCGACGCCGTCGTCGCCAAAGTCGACATCGACGAACTGCAGGAGTTCGCCAAGTCCCAGGGCATCCGCTCGGTCCCGACGCTGAAGTTCTTCGCCGACGGCGAGGAGGCCAAATCCGTCATCGGCGTACAGGACAAAGCGGACCTCGTCGACGTCATCGAACAGCTCTCCTAA
- a CDS encoding NifU family protein, with protein sequence MSTTAPEKGLEERIELFMMRNFPQIQMHGGDAGIDAIDEETGEVWISLTGACSGCGISPMTIQALKTRMVAEFDELSEVHAGTGMWAHESDDGEDFSDVPF encoded by the coding sequence ATGAGCACGACAGCTCCGGAGAAGGGCCTCGAAGAACGTATCGAGCTGTTCATGATGCGAAACTTCCCGCAGATACAGATGCACGGCGGCGACGCCGGCATCGACGCCATCGACGAGGAGACCGGCGAGGTCTGGATCTCGCTCACCGGTGCCTGTTCGGGCTGTGGCATCTCCCCGATGACGATTCAGGCACTCAAGACCCGGATGGTCGCCGAGTTCGACGAACTCTCCGAGGTCCACGCCGGAACGGGGATGTGGGCCCACGAGTCCGACGATGGCGAGGACTTCTCGGACGTTCCCTTCTGA
- a CDS encoding DUF7510 family protein gives MTEHEFDCDVRVADGKTEIAISGTQEAAVVVRSESGERVYLPPEGFDADADLDSPYQAARSDSPYQSVDSDSPYQSARDDSPYQSIRRGPGVTKTADGFTIVHGEEVTEYSVYR, from the coding sequence ATGACCGAACACGAGTTCGACTGCGACGTGCGCGTCGCCGACGGGAAGACCGAAATCGCCATCAGCGGCACCCAAGAGGCCGCTGTCGTCGTCCGCTCAGAGTCGGGCGAGCGCGTCTACCTGCCGCCGGAGGGCTTCGACGCCGACGCCGACCTCGACAGCCCGTATCAAGCAGCCAGAAGCGACAGCCCGTACCAGTCGGTCGACAGCGACAGTCCGTACCAGTCGGCCCGCGACGACAGTCCGTACCAGTCCATCCGACGCGGTCCCGGCGTGACGAAGACCGCCGACGGCTTCACCATCGTCCACGGCGAGGAAGTGACCGAGTACAGCGTCTACCGGTAG
- a CDS encoding glycosyltransferase family 4 protein — MLGWGYPPNVTGGLDTHVGEVFDRMEERDDVEAELILPAEYAPEGRENIEGVATGDGDIITRIGRLSKRFAEKADEGDFDVVHTHDWFGYGPGSRAQQADADIEWITSFHSLSSDRNVDPPQREVETEQRVTNRSDFLISVSHLLADKLNREYGGESTIVHNGFTEPHITGRDMKDELGIDGDMLFFVGRHTDQKGISHLLYAMKHLRNPDVTLVVGGKGHLTEQLKKFVELIGVADQVEFVGYIPEEELGDYYASADVFVSPSLSEPFGITVTEALAAGTQVVSTPAGVIECLPEGCVVEVEIDSYSIADGIEEALAREGPPEYEPRTWDEVVDETIEVYERVAAGDF; from the coding sequence ATGCTCGGGTGGGGATACCCACCGAACGTGACGGGTGGGCTGGACACACACGTCGGCGAAGTGTTCGACCGGATGGAAGAGCGCGACGACGTCGAGGCGGAGCTGATTCTGCCCGCGGAGTACGCGCCGGAAGGCCGCGAGAACATCGAGGGCGTCGCGACGGGTGACGGCGACATCATCACCCGCATCGGGCGGCTGAGCAAGCGCTTCGCCGAGAAGGCCGACGAGGGCGACTTCGACGTCGTCCACACGCACGACTGGTTCGGCTACGGGCCGGGATCGCGCGCACAGCAGGCCGACGCCGACATCGAGTGGATCACCTCGTTCCACTCACTGTCGTCGGACCGTAACGTCGACCCGCCGCAGCGTGAGGTCGAGACCGAACAGCGCGTCACCAACCGCTCGGACTTCCTCATCTCCGTGAGCCACCTGCTCGCGGACAAACTCAACCGCGAGTACGGCGGTGAATCGACAATCGTCCACAACGGCTTCACGGAGCCGCACATCACCGGCCGCGACATGAAGGACGAACTGGGTATCGACGGCGATATGCTCTTCTTCGTCGGCCGCCACACCGACCAGAAGGGTATCTCGCATCTGCTCTATGCGATGAAGCATCTCCGGAACCCCGACGTGACGCTCGTCGTCGGCGGCAAGGGGCATCTGACCGAGCAGTTGAAGAAGTTCGTCGAACTCATCGGCGTGGCGGATCAGGTGGAGTTCGTCGGCTACATCCCCGAAGAGGAGCTGGGCGACTACTACGCCTCGGCGGACGTGTTCGTCTCGCCGTCGCTCTCGGAACCGTTCGGCATCACGGTCACGGAGGCACTGGCCGCCGGGACGCAGGTCGTCTCGACGCCCGCGGGCGTCATCGAATGCCTGCCCGAGGGCTGTGTGGTCGAGGTCGAGATCGACTCCTACTCCATCGCCGACGGCATCGAGGAGGCACTGGCCCGCGAGGGACCGCCGGAGTACGAACCGCGGACGTGGGACGAGGTCGTCGACGAGACCATCGAGGTCTACGAGCGGGTCGCCGCGGGCGACTTCTGA
- a CDS encoding 2,5-diamino-6-(ribosylamino)-4(3H)-pyrimidinone 5'-phosphate reductase, giving the protein MHVVVNAATSADGKLSSRRREQIKISGPEDFDRMDRIRAAADAVMVGVGTVLADDPHLVLDVEDRRVQRLKNGRPGNPARVVADSRARTPTDARILDDEAVTYLLVADVAPDDRVAALEDAGAVVVRAGEERVDLAAGLAELESRDVERLMVEGGGELIFSLFAAGLVDELSLYVGSLVIGGRDAPTLADGEGFVDREEFPQLELDSVERLDDGVVLHYTV; this is encoded by the coding sequence ATGCACGTCGTCGTCAACGCCGCCACGAGTGCCGACGGAAAGCTCTCGTCGCGGCGGCGCGAGCAGATCAAGATCAGCGGCCCGGAGGATTTCGACCGGATGGACCGCATCCGCGCCGCCGCCGACGCGGTCATGGTCGGTGTCGGCACCGTCCTCGCCGACGACCCCCATCTCGTCCTCGACGTGGAGGACCGCCGCGTCCAACGGCTCAAGAACGGCCGTCCCGGCAACCCCGCCCGCGTCGTCGCCGACTCACGCGCTCGGACGCCGACCGACGCGAGAATCCTCGACGACGAGGCCGTGACTTACCTGCTCGTCGCCGACGTCGCCCCCGACGACCGCGTCGCCGCGCTGGAAGACGCTGGCGCGGTCGTGGTTCGGGCGGGCGAGGAGCGCGTCGACCTCGCTGCGGGCCTCGCAGAACTCGAATCGCGCGACGTGGAGCGGCTGATGGTCGAAGGCGGCGGCGAACTCATCTTCTCGCTGTTCGCGGCCGGGCTGGTCGACGAACTCTCGCTCTACGTCGGCTCGCTCGTCATCGGCGGCCGCGACGCGCCCACGCTGGCCGACGGCGAGGGGTTCGTCGACCGCGAGGAGTTCCCGCAGCTCGAACTGGACTCGGTCGAACGGCTCGACGACGGCGTCGTCCTTCACTACACGGTGTGA
- a CDS encoding Single-stranded DNA binding protein, translating into MQLDDHAEELASALGVDKEEVKEDLENLVQYSVPLDEAKQSIRRKHGGGGGGSTPSSKDVADITTEDGSVNVTVRVLTAGTRTIRYQGDDITIREGELADGTGKVSYTAWQDFGFEAGDSITIGNAGIREWDGKPELNLNDSSTVAMASEEVDVEYPVGGDADLLDLEPGDRGRNVEVQVLEVEERTINGRDGDTDILSGVVGDESARLPFTDWDPHTEIEEGASLRIEDVYIREFRGVPSVNLSEFSTVTELASPVAVNDSAPKLSVREAVDSGGMFDVEVVGNLLAVRDGSGLIERCPECARVIQNGQCRSHGAVEGEDDLRVKGILDDGTDTVTVVLDADLTERVYGGDVTDAKEAARDAMDKEVVADAIREEIVGLEFRVRGNLSVDEYGANLDAEEFAESDDDPADRARELLAEVGVTEVKA; encoded by the coding sequence ATGCAGTTAGACGACCATGCCGAGGAGCTCGCCTCCGCTCTCGGCGTTGACAAAGAGGAGGTCAAGGAAGACTTAGAGAACCTGGTCCAGTACAGCGTGCCGCTGGACGAGGCGAAACAGAGCATCCGACGGAAACACGGCGGTGGTGGTGGCGGCAGCACACCCTCGTCGAAGGACGTCGCCGACATCACCACCGAGGACGGCAGCGTCAACGTGACCGTCCGGGTGTTGACCGCCGGGACCCGGACCATCCGGTATCAGGGCGACGACATCACCATCCGCGAAGGCGAACTCGCCGACGGGACGGGGAAGGTCTCCTACACCGCGTGGCAGGACTTCGGCTTCGAGGCCGGCGACTCCATCACCATCGGCAACGCGGGCATCCGCGAATGGGACGGCAAACCCGAACTGAACCTCAACGACAGTTCGACCGTCGCGATGGCGTCCGAGGAGGTCGACGTCGAGTACCCCGTCGGCGGCGACGCCGACCTGCTCGACCTCGAACCCGGCGACCGCGGCCGCAACGTCGAGGTCCAAGTGCTCGAAGTCGAAGAGCGGACCATCAACGGCCGCGATGGCGACACCGACATCCTCTCGGGCGTCGTCGGCGATGAGAGTGCCCGACTGCCGTTCACCGACTGGGACCCCCACACAGAGATCGAAGAGGGTGCGAGCCTCCGTATCGAGGACGTCTACATCCGTGAGTTCCGCGGCGTTCCCTCGGTCAACCTCTCCGAGTTCTCGACGGTCACCGAACTCGCGAGCCCGGTCGCAGTCAACGACTCCGCGCCCAAGCTCTCGGTCCGCGAGGCCGTCGACAGCGGCGGGATGTTCGACGTCGAAGTCGTCGGCAATCTCCTGGCGGTGCGCGACGGCTCGGGCCTCATCGAGCGCTGTCCGGAGTGCGCCCGCGTCATCCAGAACGGCCAGTGCCGGAGCCACGGTGCGGTCGAGGGTGAGGACGACCTGCGCGTGAAAGGCATCCTCGACGACGGCACCGACACCGTCACCGTCGTGCTCGACGCCGACCTCACCGAGCGCGTCTACGGCGGCGACGTCACCGACGCGAAGGAAGCCGCCCGCGACGCGATGGACAAGGAGGTCGTCGCCGACGCCATCCGAGAGGAGATCGTCGGCCTGGAGTTCCGGGTCCGGGGCAACCTCTCGGTCGACGAGTACGGCGCGAACCTCGACGCCGAGGAGTTCGCCGAGTCCGACGACGACCCGGCCGACCGCGCCCGCGAGCTGCTTGCTGAAGTCGGCGTCACGGAGGTGAAGGCATGA
- a CDS encoding DUF7542 family protein — translation MASHYRTFHVVCRDCQTESLVDSEERAREFVDEHTADSDHTVDFKRVA, via the coding sequence ATGGCGTCACATTACCGGACCTTCCACGTCGTCTGCCGCGACTGTCAGACCGAATCGCTCGTCGACTCCGAAGAGCGGGCTCGTGAGTTCGTCGACGAACACACCGCCGATTCGGACCACACTGTCGACTTCAAGCGCGTCGCGTAG
- a CDS encoding PAS domain S-box protein, which produces MTLSSADALAVLYVGDDGSADAVADGLERVDGRFDVETATTAGDALRRLSETAVDCLVSEYDLPDSDGLALLEAVRGDADHDGLPVVLYTDAGSESVASEAIRAGVSDYLPKADADIDRLAERVAAAVESRRSRARFESNERRLSLFFEQSSLGVIEWDSEARLVRLNDAAEDILGYTEAELQGEPWGTLVPDDNQEAVADVMERLVANDGGSHSVNENIRKDGERIVCEWHNRVVTDDDGEVIALFSQFRDVTEQHRQRELLEGRERVLKEMYELISAREKSFTEQVEALLALGRDVLGVSYGTLSKVCGDEYLFEVVDAAPDAEFQLEAGDTIPLSMTNCEVAVSTEQTLVLGDIERDAPELLERGGNAEWGIGCYLGAPVFVDGDVYGTFCFYDTDTHAEQFTEWEVTLVDLMSGWVGYELQRREANQRLKRQNERLEEFASLVSHDLRNPLNVAQGRLELGREECDNDHLAVVERAHGRMQTLIEDMLLLARVGRGVDEVSPVALAELVRDCWQGVATGDATLVVDTVRTVRADETRLRQLLENLLRNSVEHGSTSSRTESGDSVEHGGEYVTVTVGTFADGFYVADDGPGIPAESREQVFDSGYTTKSDGTGFGLAIVREIADDHGWAIQITESEAGGARFEFTGVEFEDNE; this is translated from the coding sequence ATGACTCTCTCGTCTGCGGACGCGCTTGCCGTCCTCTACGTCGGGGACGACGGGTCCGCAGATGCTGTCGCGGACGGTCTGGAGCGCGTCGACGGCCGGTTCGACGTCGAGACGGCGACGACGGCCGGGGACGCGCTGCGACGGCTCTCCGAGACGGCCGTCGACTGTCTCGTCTCGGAGTACGACCTCCCCGACAGCGACGGACTGGCACTGCTCGAAGCCGTCCGAGGCGACGCGGACCACGACGGTCTCCCCGTCGTACTCTACACCGACGCTGGCAGCGAATCGGTCGCCAGCGAGGCCATCCGTGCAGGCGTCTCGGACTATCTCCCGAAAGCCGACGCCGACATCGACCGTCTCGCCGAGCGCGTCGCCGCGGCCGTCGAGAGCCGTCGCTCGCGAGCGCGCTTCGAGTCGAACGAGCGGCGACTCTCGCTGTTCTTCGAGCAGTCCTCGCTGGGCGTCATCGAGTGGGACTCGGAGGCGCGACTCGTCCGGCTAAACGACGCCGCCGAGGACATCCTCGGCTACACCGAAGCGGAGCTGCAGGGAGAGCCGTGGGGAACGCTCGTCCCGGACGACAACCAGGAGGCGGTCGCCGACGTCATGGAACGGCTCGTCGCCAACGACGGCGGCTCACACAGCGTCAACGAGAACATCCGGAAGGACGGCGAACGCATCGTCTGCGAGTGGCACAACCGTGTCGTCACCGACGACGACGGCGAGGTCATCGCGCTCTTCTCGCAGTTCCGCGACGTGACCGAACAGCATCGACAGCGCGAACTCCTCGAAGGCCGCGAACGGGTGCTCAAAGAGATGTACGAACTCATCTCGGCACGCGAGAAGTCGTTCACCGAGCAGGTCGAGGCGTTGCTCGCGCTCGGCCGGGACGTCCTCGGCGTCTCCTACGGCACCCTCTCGAAGGTCTGTGGCGACGAGTATCTGTTCGAAGTTGTTGACGCCGCCCCCGACGCCGAATTCCAACTCGAGGCAGGCGACACGATTCCGCTGTCGATGACGAACTGCGAGGTTGCCGTGAGCACGGAGCAGACGCTCGTCCTCGGCGACATCGAGCGGGACGCACCCGAACTCCTCGAGCGGGGCGGAAACGCCGAGTGGGGGATTGGCTGTTACCTCGGCGCGCCTGTCTTTGTCGACGGCGACGTCTACGGGACGTTCTGTTTCTACGATACCGACACCCACGCTGAGCAGTTCACCGAGTGGGAGGTGACGCTCGTCGACCTCATGAGCGGCTGGGTCGGCTACGAACTCCAGCGTCGGGAGGCGAACCAGCGACTCAAGCGACAGAACGAACGGCTGGAGGAGTTCGCGTCGCTCGTCTCTCACGACCTCCGGAACCCGCTCAACGTCGCGCAGGGGCGACTCGAATTGGGGCGCGAGGAGTGCGACAACGACCATCTCGCGGTCGTCGAACGCGCACACGGCCGGATGCAGACGCTCATCGAGGATATGCTCCTGCTCGCACGCGTCGGCCGCGGCGTCGACGAGGTCAGTCCTGTCGCCCTTGCCGAGCTCGTCCGGGACTGTTGGCAGGGCGTCGCGACCGGCGACGCGACACTCGTCGTCGACACCGTCCGGACGGTACGTGCCGACGAGACGCGGCTTCGACAGCTCTTGGAGAACCTGCTGCGCAACAGCGTGGAACACGGTTCCACGAGCAGCCGGACGGAATCCGGCGACTCGGTCGAGCACGGCGGTGAATACGTGACCGTCACCGTCGGGACCTTCGCTGATGGCTTCTACGTTGCCGACGACGGCCCTGGGATTCCTGCGGAGAGCCGCGAGCAGGTGTTCGACTCGGGCTACACGACGAAATCCGACGGAACGGGCTTCGGTCTCGCCATCGTCCGCGAGATCGCCGACGACCACGGCTGGGCGATCCAGATCACCGAGAGCGAAGCGGGTGGGGCACGGTTCGAGTTTACTGGTGTCGAGTTCGAAGACAACGAGTGA